A portion of the Bacteroidota bacterium genome contains these proteins:
- a CDS encoding DUF1736 domain-containing protein — MGKKKIQKQNKTKKANQNVSKPAKQSKQKSLSFLEKDTKTRNNYILAFFVVFAFILYGNTIPNSYSFDDIYVTNNPEIKKGFDAIPSLFTSLYANMYEDGKPLKFGYRPIVKATFAFEYGLFGEAPGMSHLINILLYALTGIILFLLLKKILHNYHIFFSIATTMIFMAHPTHTEVVASLKNRDEILAFLGVISTLFIFVKYIETKKFYYIIFGLLVYSIAYLSKPTVLVFVFVYPLVLYFFTKAKTRQIVLLTLSVLVVAWLTKTIPRFYLESAQRPVLYIENPLLYDGTFMTKITTGLYILMFYVKQMIFPISLKFYYGFNTIPIVSWSNFWVLFSVVFHSALFVVAILKIRKKHILSFGILYYLMTIFIFSNLLKPAMGIVADRFTYYPSLGFAILITFLFFKIVKANPNKLSLSSKKRSGIMAIVVLLMIAYTIKTIDRNKDWDTQMTLMEADIDDLENSAKANFIYAGSLKSQVFASFKRGAPYEKNKRNIDLAFKHLDIATKVYPNYYQAWNMKGQMYMFLFKEYKRAMTNFEKAKSIENDYAPAYFNIAFCHHQTKKLDLAIEFYNKTIDLNPENFQAYKNLADIYKEKDDVRKSNFYMEKANEIKEMLKARDS, encoded by the coding sequence ATGGGAAAAAAGAAAATTCAGAAACAAAATAAAACCAAAAAGGCTAATCAAAATGTTTCAAAACCAGCAAAACAATCAAAACAAAAATCTCTTTCATTTTTAGAAAAAGATACAAAAACAAGGAACAATTATATACTTGCTTTTTTCGTGGTTTTTGCATTTATCCTTTACGGAAATACTATCCCAAATAGCTATTCTTTCGACGATATTTATGTAACAAACAATCCCGAAATTAAAAAAGGATTCGATGCAATTCCCTCTTTGTTTACTTCACTTTATGCAAACATGTATGAAGACGGGAAACCGCTGAAGTTTGGCTATCGCCCGATAGTGAAAGCCACTTTTGCCTTCGAATACGGGCTTTTTGGAGAAGCACCCGGCATGAGTCATTTAATAAATATTCTGCTCTATGCCCTCACCGGCATTATTTTGTTTTTATTACTAAAAAAAATATTACACAATTATCATATATTCTTCTCCATAGCTACAACAATGATTTTTATGGCTCATCCAACTCACACAGAAGTAGTTGCCAGCCTTAAAAATCGAGACGAGATTCTTGCTTTTCTTGGTGTAATAAGCACCTTGTTTATTTTTGTAAAGTATATCGAAACTAAAAAGTTTTATTATATAATTTTTGGGCTATTAGTTTATTCGATTGCATACCTGTCGAAACCCACAGTTTTAGTTTTCGTATTTGTATATCCGCTTGTTTTATACTTTTTCACAAAAGCAAAAACAAGGCAAATTGTGCTTCTTACTCTAAGTGTTTTGGTAGTGGCATGGCTAACGAAAACTATTCCTCGATTCTATCTCGAAAGTGCTCAAAGACCAGTTTTATATATTGAAAATCCATTGTTGTACGATGGAACTTTTATGACAAAAATAACCACAGGTTTATACATTTTAATGTTTTATGTGAAGCAAATGATTTTTCCAATATCACTGAAATTTTATTATGGATTTAATACCATTCCCATTGTATCCTGGTCTAACTTTTGGGTGCTATTTTCAGTAGTTTTTCACTCGGCATTGTTTGTCGTTGCAATATTAAAAATCCGTAAAAAACATATACTATCTTTCGGAATCTTATATTATTTAATGACCATCTTTATTTTTTCTAATCTTCTGAAACCTGCAATGGGTATAGTTGCTGATAGATTTACTTATTATCCTTCATTGGGTTTTGCAATACTTATTACTTTTTTATTTTTCAAAATAGTGAAAGCAAATCCCAACAAATTGTCATTATCTTCGAAAAAAAGAAGTGGGATAATGGCAATTGTTGTTTTGCTTATGATTGCCTACACCATAAAAACCATTGATAGAAATAAAGATTGGGATACTCAAATGACACTTATGGAAGCCGATATAGACGATTTGGAAAACTCTGCAAAAGCAAATTTTATTTATGCCGGCTCATTAAAATCGCAAGTTTTTGCATCCTTCAAAAGAGGTGCTCCTTACGAAAAAAATAAACGAAATATCGATTTGGCATTCAAACACTTAGATATTGCAACCAAAGTATATCCCAATTATTATCAGGCATGGAACATGAAAGGGCAAATGTATATGTTCCTTTTTAAAGAATACAAACGAGCTATGACAAATTTTGAAAAAGCCAAAAGCATAGAAAATGATTATGCGCCGGCATATTTCAACATTGCTTTCTGCCATCATCAGACAAAAAAATTAGATTTAGCCATAGAATTTTACAACAAAACCATAGATTTAAATCCTGAAAATTTTCAGGCATACAAAAACCTGGCAGATATCTATAAAGAAAAAGATGATGTACGAAAATCGAATTTCTATATGGAAAAAGCCAACGAAATTAAAGAAATGCTTAAAGCAAGAGACAGTTAG
- a CDS encoding tetratricopeptide repeat protein: MTRHNNNPNQNKKHKKPAKVDLEKTQKNRSFLEKFFGSTLAISIFFVIVSLILYGNTIPHGYTVDDNYVTGANPTVQKGFEGIGEIFVTPYYDKGKKNSFEYRPIVKASYAIEYGFFGRNPNAAHFFNLIFYAFTLILIFFFLKRIMRDYNIIFPFLVTLLFAAHPIHTEVVNSLKNRDETLCFIGVLLATIFMIRYFDTNKIYNLFVGIFFFFFAFLSKAGALAFIALIPLTLYFFTKISPWKIVMIFFILFMVLFLIKYVPRFFLPPPFRDKEYYENPLMFIDNIWIHFGTGAWILLFYIKMLILPHPMCYYYGFDTVPITNFANFWSFLSVAIHLVLFIYALKKLKEKHIVSYGILFYLMTIAMYSNVIKKAMGIVADRFMYVPSLGFAIIIIFLLFTVFKIDFKGKKIPKFPIGLKIVLLAILIPYTLKTIARNNDWKDNLTLYERDSNANPKSFIATKGYANEIIRSLKRDDKIKDKEKLRDIAITYYNRSIDIYPDHPDPWRNLGKIYLQRKEYEKCIYHFKKAIEITPDKFSYNYYNVGLAFTKLNRNLEAIPYFEKALEIYPEDRGYISMANSQINLGNFEVAAQYADKALELNSLYSPAFFVKAFCAQQLGDLNSAISFYEKTLEINPSDRSALMYLSNIYLSLDDEEKFNHYKQLLQKEKSRN, from the coding sequence ATGACAAGACATAATAATAACCCAAATCAAAATAAAAAACATAAGAAGCCAGCAAAAGTTGATCTTGAAAAAACTCAAAAAAACAGATCATTTTTAGAGAAATTTTTTGGAAGCACTCTTGCAATATCCATCTTTTTTGTAATTGTTTCTTTAATTCTGTACGGAAATACTATCCCACATGGTTATACTGTCGATGATAATTATGTTACCGGAGCAAATCCTACAGTACAGAAAGGATTTGAAGGAATTGGTGAAATTTTCGTAACACCATATTACGACAAAGGTAAAAAAAATAGTTTCGAGTATCGGCCTATCGTAAAAGCAAGCTATGCAATAGAATATGGCTTTTTCGGGCGAAACCCAAATGCTGCTCATTTTTTTAATCTTATATTCTATGCCTTCACACTAATCCTGATTTTCTTTTTCCTGAAAAGAATAATGCGAGATTATAATATTATTTTTCCTTTTCTCGTAACTCTATTATTTGCTGCACATCCAATACATACCGAAGTTGTAAATAGTTTGAAAAACAGAGATGAAACTTTATGCTTTATTGGAGTTTTACTCGCCACAATTTTCATGATCAGATATTTCGACACAAACAAAATTTATAATCTCTTCGTGGGAATATTCTTTTTCTTTTTTGCTTTTCTATCGAAAGCAGGAGCACTTGCATTTATTGCGTTGATACCTTTGACTCTATACTTTTTCACGAAAATTTCTCCATGGAAAATTGTAATGATATTTTTTATATTATTTATGGTTCTTTTTTTGATAAAATATGTTCCCCGATTTTTCCTACCACCGCCCTTTCGCGACAAAGAATATTATGAAAACCCTTTAATGTTTATCGACAATATTTGGATACATTTTGGTACAGGTGCATGGATTTTACTCTTTTATATAAAAATGCTTATACTGCCGCACCCAATGTGCTACTATTATGGTTTCGACACTGTGCCGATAACAAATTTTGCAAATTTTTGGTCGTTCCTGTCTGTTGCAATTCATTTGGTTTTGTTCATTTACGCATTGAAAAAACTGAAAGAAAAGCATATAGTTTCTTATGGAATTTTATTCTATTTAATGACAATTGCAATGTATTCGAATGTAATTAAAAAAGCAATGGGAATAGTTGCCGATAGATTTATGTATGTTCCATCGCTGGGTTTTGCAATAATTATTATTTTTCTCTTGTTTACGGTTTTTAAAATTGATTTTAAAGGGAAGAAAATTCCAAAATTCCCAATCGGACTAAAAATTGTTCTTCTGGCAATTCTTATTCCATATACTTTAAAAACAATAGCAAGAAACAACGATTGGAAAGACAATCTTACTTTATACGAAAGAGATTCTAATGCAAATCCGAAATCATTTATTGCAACCAAAGGATATGCAAACGAAATAATCAGGAGTTTAAAGAGAGATGATAAAATAAAAGATAAAGAAAAATTAAGGGATATAGCAATTACTTATTACAACAGGTCTATTGATATTTATCCCGATCATCCTGATCCATGGCGAAATCTTGGCAAAATTTATCTGCAACGAAAAGAATATGAAAAATGTATCTATCATTTTAAGAAGGCTATAGAAATAACTCCCGACAAGTTTTCTTACAATTACTATAATGTGGGCTTGGCTTTTACAAAGCTTAATAGAAATTTAGAAGCAATTCCCTATTTCGAAAAAGCATTGGAGATTTATCCTGAAGACAGAGGATATATTTCTATGGCAAATTCACAAATAAATTTGGGGAATTTTGAAGTTGCAGCCCAATATGCCGATAAAGCTTTAGAGTTAAATTCTTTGTATTCACCTGCATTTTTCGTCAAAGCTTTTTGTGCACAGCAATTAGGCGATTTAAATAGTGCTA
- a CDS encoding YebC/PmpR family DNA-binding transcriptional regulator, protein MSGHSKWSTIKRKKGAADAKRSKMFSRIVKEITIAVKEGGGSDEDSNPRLRMAIQNAKGVNMPKDNISRAISKANKDESNFQEITFEGYAPHGIAIYVECLTDNNNRTISNIRAIFTKKGGSLGTNGSLSFLFDRKGVFNIPKGELDPDEFELEIIDAGVEDFEFDGDNFIITTALEDFGNVQKKLDEMKIVPENAELQRIPNDAKSLDIQDAKKILAMVETFEEDDDVQNVFHNLEITDELLEEL, encoded by the coding sequence ATGTCAGGACATAGTAAATGGTCAACCATTAAGAGAAAAAAGGGAGCTGCCGATGCAAAACGTTCGAAAATGTTTTCGAGAATAGTTAAAGAAATTACTATAGCAGTGAAAGAAGGTGGAGGTTCGGATGAAGATTCAAATCCACGCTTACGAATGGCTATTCAAAACGCCAAAGGTGTAAATATGCCAAAAGATAATATCAGCAGGGCAATATCGAAAGCAAATAAAGATGAATCAAATTTTCAGGAAATTACTTTTGAAGGTTATGCACCGCACGGAATTGCAATTTATGTTGAATGTTTGACAGACAACAATAATAGAACGATAAGCAATATTCGGGCAATTTTTACCAAAAAGGGTGGTAGCCTTGGCACAAATGGTTCTTTAAGTTTTTTGTTCGATAGAAAAGGAGTTTTTAATATTCCTAAAGGAGAATTGGACCCAGACGAATTTGAGTTGGAAATTATTGATGCCGGAGTTGAAGATTTTGAGTTTGATGGCGATAATTTTATTATTACCACTGCCCTCGAAGATTTCGGAAACGTACAAAAAAAACTTGACGAAATGAAGATAGTTCCCGAAAATGCCGAACTTCAAAGAATCCCTAACGATGCAAAATCTTTAGATATTCAAGATGCAAAAAAAATACTGGCTATGGTCGAGACTTTTGAAGAAGATGATGATGTTCAGAATGTTTTTCATAATCTCGAAATTACTGATGAGCTTTTGGAGGAATTGTAG